In Epinephelus lanceolatus isolate andai-2023 chromosome 16, ASM4190304v1, whole genome shotgun sequence, one DNA window encodes the following:
- the LOC117263790 gene encoding ATPase family AAA domain-containing protein 2-like isoform X4 produces the protein MVTHRGRGRGAGDQNSKRKQQHRPAKSSESPLQDPLKTRSRSTVTRPEESALSDESNAEDKQNHTGSETPEDEEDKPARRIIRKSQRLQNTAGSGWRNGLRRSNRPISLISRYQASNMFNGISTNTTGSVPKRMDNIKKKMRLSNNKDGMTYSKAQRRRTPVPPRKDLSDSEDENSFDDKDSGQEAATDDDSNCSATQNCDTKLSRASLHNQGPSSEFLRGTLRISTSEPNTTPRAAYRPTNSVLLDQSDEDTDSDDEVHNVEKVPGSCWPLSLRTDHRLGTRRGKMNTGAGLADTDPVAIDQSVGFDSIGGLSGHISALKEMVVFPLLYPEVFDNFKIQPPRGCLFYGPPGTGKTLVARALANECSHGNRRVAFFMRKGADCLSKWVGESERQLRLLFEQACQMRPSIIFFDEIDGLAPVRSSRQEQIHSSIVSTLLALMDGLDSRGEVVVIGATNRLDSIDPALRRPGRFDREFLFGLPDRESRKEILKIHTRQWKPRPSEDFLDELAEKCVGYCGADIRAVCTEAALCALRRRYPQIYATSQKLLLDVSSIEVSSCDFVAAMRKMSPASHRSIASPAKPLSPVVQPLLAATLHDILEALQRLFPHAEQGMKRKREPDLTSGILDDGLMYGGDEGPGTSSISTPATSKSTNFLHFARSAVKHPTSHRPRMLLAGRPGGGQTSHLAPALLHALERFTVHSLDSAVLFGVSSTSPEEACAQVFCEARRTSPSVLYMPHIQQWWETAGSSLRASFLSLLDSIPSLSPILLLATCSVPRQQLDPEIHSLFREEYGEVYTISVPTLQERTDFFQDLILNQAAEAPPSKNRALTQATEILPLAPPPPPRQLPEEELLRLEEEEEDVLRELRHFLRNITERLILDRRFKTFTKPVDIVEVPDYMLVVDVPMDLSTLLTNIDQEKYVTIGQFMADADLIWQNALAYNPDSDPMDRRIRHCAFTLRDMLHAIIRDELDEDFVRACEEIKESRIKRASCGTEAYLEEANGVFTTNSPQQSNSCETRANMAALKQMQLFSRDRCEEILDVETPPLVINHSQLRDLLSRAVTKTEGAEVEPLEKLYALLAQCIYRHRNNYNKTQLIQEMKKEINNFC, from the exons gtagtGGATGGAGGAATGGACTGAGGAGAAGCAACAGACCGATCTCACTGATCAGCCGGTATCAGGCCTCAAACATGTTCAATGGCATCAGCACCAA CACAACCGGGTCAGTCCCGAAGAGAATGGACAACATAAAAAAGAAGATGCGGCTTAGTAACAACAAAGACGGA ATGACCTACTCTAAAGCCCAGAGGAGGAGAACTCCAGTGCCCCCACGGAAAGACCTCAGTGACAGCGAAGATGAAAACA GTTTTGATGACAAGGACAGTGGTCAGGAAGCGGCTACAGATGACGACAGCAACTGCAGCGCCACCCAGAACTGTGATACCAAACTGAGCCGAGCCTCATTGCACAACCAGGGACCTAGCAGCG agttCCTGAGAGGAACGTTGAGGATCAGCACCTCTGAACCAAACACGACGCCCAGAGCAGCATACAG ACCCACTAACAGTGTGTTGTTAGATCAGTCTGATGAAGACACCGACTCTGACGATGAAGTACACAACGTTGAAAAAGTCCCTGGAAG CTGTTGGCCGCTCAGCCTGCGCACAGATCATCGTCTGGGGACCCGCAGAGGCAAGATGAACACAGGAGCAGGTTTGGCAGACACTGATCCAGTGGCCATTGACCAGTCG gTGGGGTTTGACAGCATCGGAGGTCTGTCAGGCCACATCTCAGCTCTGAAGGAGATGGTCGTCTTCCCGCTTCTCTACCCCGaagtatttgacaacttcaaGATTCAGCCTCCCAG AGGTTGTCTGTTTTATGGACCTCCTGGGACGGGGAAGACACTTGTTGCCAGGGCACTGGCCAACGAGTGTAGCCATGGCAACAGGAGGGTGGCCTTCTTCATGAGGAAGGGAGCCGACTGCCTCAGCAAATGGGTGGGCGAGTCCGAGCGGCAGCTGCGGCTGCTGTTTGAGCAG GCGTGTCAGATGCGTCCGTCCATCATCTTCTTTGACGAGATCGATGGCCTGGCTCCAGTCCGATCAAGCAGACAGGAGCAGATACACAG TTCCATTGTGTCGACCCTCCTGGCTCTAATGGACGGCTTGGACAGTCGAGGGGAAGTCGTGGTGATTGGAGCAACAAACCGGCTGGACTCCATTGACCCAGCGCTGCGAAGGCCTGGACGCTTCGACAGGGAGTTCCTCTTTGGACTGCctgacagagag TCTCGTAAAGAGATTCTGAAAATTCACACCAGGCAATGGAAACCCCGTCCGTCTGAGGACTTCCTGGATGAGCTGGCTGAAAAATGTGTTG GTTACTGCGGTGCTGACATCAGGGCAGTGTGCACTGAGGCGGCACTGTGCGCTTTGCGTCGTCGCTACCCGCAGATCTATGCCACTTCGCAGAAACTCCTGCTAGATGTCTCCTCCATCGAAGTCAGCAGCTGCGACTTTGTGGCAGCCATGAGGAAGATGTCACCAGCCTCCCACCGCTCCATTGCTTCGCCCGCCAAACCCCTGTCACCTGTGGTTCAGCCGCTGCTGGCCGCCACCCTGCATGACATCCTGGAGGCTCTGCAGAGGTTGTTCCCTCACGCTGAGCAGGGGATGAAGAGGAAAAGGGAGCCAG ACCTGACCTCTGGCATCCTTGACGATGGCCTGATGTATGGAGGAGATGAGGGCCCTGGCACATCCAGCATCTCCACACCTGCCACATCCAAGAGCACAAACTTCCTGCACTTTGCCAG GAGTGCAGTCAAACACCCAACGTCTCACCGTCCCAGGATGCTTCTTGCGGGTCGTCCTGGTGGAGGTCAAACCTCTCACCTGGCTCCTGCGCTTCTGCACGCTCTGGAGCGCTTCACCGTCCACAGCCTGGACTCTGCTGTGCTGTTTGGAGTCAGCAGCACCTCCCCGGAGGAAGCCTGTGCCCAG GTGTTCTGCGAGGCCAGGCGAACGTCTCCCAGCGTCCTCTACATGCCACACATCCAGCAGTGGTGGGAGACTGCGGGGTCCTCATTAAGAGCCTCCTTCCTCAGCCTGCTGGACAGcatcccctccctctcccccatcCTTCTCCTAGCCACCTGCAGTGTCCCCCGTCAGCAGCTGGACCCAGAG ATTCACTCTCTGTTTCGGGAGGAGTATGGAGAGGTTTACACCATCAGTGTCCCCACCCTGCAGGAAAGGACCGACTTCTTCCAGGACCTCATTCTGAACCAGGCGGCTGAGGCTCCACCCTCAAAGAACAGAGCAT TGACTCAGGCCACGGAGATCCTCCCGCTGGCTCCCCCGCCTCCCCCCCGCCAGCTGCCTGAGGAGGAACTCCTCcgcctggaggaggaggaggaggacgtgTTGCGGGAGCTCCGCCACTTCCTGCGTAACATCACTGAGCGTCTGATTCTAGACCGACGCTTCAAGACCTTCACCAAACCAGTCGACATAGTGGAG GTCCCAGACTACATGCTGGTGGTCGATGTGCCCATGGACCTCTCAACACTGCTGACAAACATCGACCAGGAGAAGTACGTCACTATCGGCCAGTTCATGGCAGATGCAGACCTCATCTGGCAGAATGCCCTCGCATACAACCCTGACAGTGACCCCATGG accgCCGCATCCGTCACTGTGCGTTCACGCTGAGGGACATGCTGCATGCCATCATCAGAGACGAGCTGGACGAGGACTTTGTGAGAGCTTGTGAGGAGATCAAAGAGTCGCGCATCAAGAGAG CTTCCTGTGGGACTGAGGCCTACCTAGAGGAGGCTAATGGTGTCTTCACCACAAACAGCCCTCAAC AGAGTAACAGCTGTGAGACAAGAGCCAACATGGCCGCCTTGAAGCAAATGCAGCTGTTCAGCAGAGACAGATGTGAGGAGATCCTCGACGTAGAAACACCACCGCTGGTCATCAATCACAGCCAATTGAGG gatctCCTCAGCAGAGCCGTGACTAAAACAGAGGGCGCTGAGGTGGAGCCGCTAGAGAAGCTCTACGCTCTGCTGGCTCAGTGCAtctacagacacagaaacaactACAACAAGACACAACTCATTCAG gaaatGAAGAAAGAAATCAACAACTTCTGTTGA
- the LOC117263790 gene encoding ATPase family AAA domain-containing protein 2-like isoform X1, whose protein sequence is MVTHRGRGRGAGDQNSKRKQQHRPAKSSESPLQDPLKTRSRSTVTRPEESALSDESNAEDKQNHTGSETPEDEEDKPARRIIRKSQRLQNTAGSGWRNGLRRSNRPISLISRYQASNMFNGISTNTTGSVPKRMDNIKKKMRLSNNKDGMTYSKAQRRRTPVPPRKDLSDSEDENSFDDKDSGQEAATDDDSNCSATQNCDTKLSRASLHNQGPSSEFLRGTLRISTSEPNTTPRAAYRPTNSVLLDQSDEDTDSDDEVHNVEKVPGSCWPLSLRTDHRLGTRRGKMNTGAGLADTDPVAIDQSVGFDSIGGLSGHISALKEMVVFPLLYPEVFDNFKIQPPRGCLFYGPPGTGKTLVARALANECSHGNRRVAFFMRKGADCLSKWVGESERQLRLLFEQACQMRPSIIFFDEIDGLAPVRSSRQEQIHSSIVSTLLALMDGLDSRGEVVVIGATNRLDSIDPALRRPGRFDREFLFGLPDRESRKEILKIHTRQWKPRPSEDFLDELAEKCVGYCGADIRAVCTEAALCALRRRYPQIYATSQKLLLDVSSIEVSSCDFVAAMRKMSPASHRSIASPAKPLSPVVQPLLAATLHDILEALQRLFPHAEQGMKRKREPDLTSGILDDGLMYGGDEGPGTSSISTPATSKSTNFLHFARSAVKHPTSHRPRMLLAGRPGGGQTSHLAPALLHALERFTVHSLDSAVLFGVSSTSPEEACAQVFCEARRTSPSVLYMPHIQQWWETAGSSLRASFLSLLDSIPSLSPILLLATCSVPRQQLDPEIHSLFREEYGEVYTISVPTLQERTDFFQDLILNQAAEAPPSKNRALTQATEILPLAPPPPPRQLPEEELLRLEEEEEDVLRELRHFLRNITERLILDRRFKTFTKPVDIVEVPDYMLVVDVPMDLSTLLTNIDQEKYVTIGQFMADADLIWQNALAYNPDSDPMDRRIRHCAFTLRDMLHAIIRDELDEDFVRACEEIKESRIKRASCGTEAYLEEANGVFTTNSPQPCKKKRYKRPKKSKWSTGVIKKTKKKKPTSPASSSSSYTSSRDSSESGLEENMRVVNSSSTSSESSDREHLTATLNGFHHNINSVSDIQNRMNGYHHPEPADIVSTRRLRLQARTSKIPPNLKTKVNGVRLSKIESNSCETRANMAALKQMQLFSRDRCEEILDVETPPLVINHSQLRDLLSRAVTKTEGAEVEPLEKLYALLAQCIYRHRNNYNKTQLIQEMKKEINNFC, encoded by the exons gtagtGGATGGAGGAATGGACTGAGGAGAAGCAACAGACCGATCTCACTGATCAGCCGGTATCAGGCCTCAAACATGTTCAATGGCATCAGCACCAA CACAACCGGGTCAGTCCCGAAGAGAATGGACAACATAAAAAAGAAGATGCGGCTTAGTAACAACAAAGACGGA ATGACCTACTCTAAAGCCCAGAGGAGGAGAACTCCAGTGCCCCCACGGAAAGACCTCAGTGACAGCGAAGATGAAAACA GTTTTGATGACAAGGACAGTGGTCAGGAAGCGGCTACAGATGACGACAGCAACTGCAGCGCCACCCAGAACTGTGATACCAAACTGAGCCGAGCCTCATTGCACAACCAGGGACCTAGCAGCG agttCCTGAGAGGAACGTTGAGGATCAGCACCTCTGAACCAAACACGACGCCCAGAGCAGCATACAG ACCCACTAACAGTGTGTTGTTAGATCAGTCTGATGAAGACACCGACTCTGACGATGAAGTACACAACGTTGAAAAAGTCCCTGGAAG CTGTTGGCCGCTCAGCCTGCGCACAGATCATCGTCTGGGGACCCGCAGAGGCAAGATGAACACAGGAGCAGGTTTGGCAGACACTGATCCAGTGGCCATTGACCAGTCG gTGGGGTTTGACAGCATCGGAGGTCTGTCAGGCCACATCTCAGCTCTGAAGGAGATGGTCGTCTTCCCGCTTCTCTACCCCGaagtatttgacaacttcaaGATTCAGCCTCCCAG AGGTTGTCTGTTTTATGGACCTCCTGGGACGGGGAAGACACTTGTTGCCAGGGCACTGGCCAACGAGTGTAGCCATGGCAACAGGAGGGTGGCCTTCTTCATGAGGAAGGGAGCCGACTGCCTCAGCAAATGGGTGGGCGAGTCCGAGCGGCAGCTGCGGCTGCTGTTTGAGCAG GCGTGTCAGATGCGTCCGTCCATCATCTTCTTTGACGAGATCGATGGCCTGGCTCCAGTCCGATCAAGCAGACAGGAGCAGATACACAG TTCCATTGTGTCGACCCTCCTGGCTCTAATGGACGGCTTGGACAGTCGAGGGGAAGTCGTGGTGATTGGAGCAACAAACCGGCTGGACTCCATTGACCCAGCGCTGCGAAGGCCTGGACGCTTCGACAGGGAGTTCCTCTTTGGACTGCctgacagagag TCTCGTAAAGAGATTCTGAAAATTCACACCAGGCAATGGAAACCCCGTCCGTCTGAGGACTTCCTGGATGAGCTGGCTGAAAAATGTGTTG GTTACTGCGGTGCTGACATCAGGGCAGTGTGCACTGAGGCGGCACTGTGCGCTTTGCGTCGTCGCTACCCGCAGATCTATGCCACTTCGCAGAAACTCCTGCTAGATGTCTCCTCCATCGAAGTCAGCAGCTGCGACTTTGTGGCAGCCATGAGGAAGATGTCACCAGCCTCCCACCGCTCCATTGCTTCGCCCGCCAAACCCCTGTCACCTGTGGTTCAGCCGCTGCTGGCCGCCACCCTGCATGACATCCTGGAGGCTCTGCAGAGGTTGTTCCCTCACGCTGAGCAGGGGATGAAGAGGAAAAGGGAGCCAG ACCTGACCTCTGGCATCCTTGACGATGGCCTGATGTATGGAGGAGATGAGGGCCCTGGCACATCCAGCATCTCCACACCTGCCACATCCAAGAGCACAAACTTCCTGCACTTTGCCAG GAGTGCAGTCAAACACCCAACGTCTCACCGTCCCAGGATGCTTCTTGCGGGTCGTCCTGGTGGAGGTCAAACCTCTCACCTGGCTCCTGCGCTTCTGCACGCTCTGGAGCGCTTCACCGTCCACAGCCTGGACTCTGCTGTGCTGTTTGGAGTCAGCAGCACCTCCCCGGAGGAAGCCTGTGCCCAG GTGTTCTGCGAGGCCAGGCGAACGTCTCCCAGCGTCCTCTACATGCCACACATCCAGCAGTGGTGGGAGACTGCGGGGTCCTCATTAAGAGCCTCCTTCCTCAGCCTGCTGGACAGcatcccctccctctcccccatcCTTCTCCTAGCCACCTGCAGTGTCCCCCGTCAGCAGCTGGACCCAGAG ATTCACTCTCTGTTTCGGGAGGAGTATGGAGAGGTTTACACCATCAGTGTCCCCACCCTGCAGGAAAGGACCGACTTCTTCCAGGACCTCATTCTGAACCAGGCGGCTGAGGCTCCACCCTCAAAGAACAGAGCAT TGACTCAGGCCACGGAGATCCTCCCGCTGGCTCCCCCGCCTCCCCCCCGCCAGCTGCCTGAGGAGGAACTCCTCcgcctggaggaggaggaggaggacgtgTTGCGGGAGCTCCGCCACTTCCTGCGTAACATCACTGAGCGTCTGATTCTAGACCGACGCTTCAAGACCTTCACCAAACCAGTCGACATAGTGGAG GTCCCAGACTACATGCTGGTGGTCGATGTGCCCATGGACCTCTCAACACTGCTGACAAACATCGACCAGGAGAAGTACGTCACTATCGGCCAGTTCATGGCAGATGCAGACCTCATCTGGCAGAATGCCCTCGCATACAACCCTGACAGTGACCCCATGG accgCCGCATCCGTCACTGTGCGTTCACGCTGAGGGACATGCTGCATGCCATCATCAGAGACGAGCTGGACGAGGACTTTGTGAGAGCTTGTGAGGAGATCAAAGAGTCGCGCATCAAGAGAG CTTCCTGTGGGACTGAGGCCTACCTAGAGGAGGCTAATGGTGTCTTCACCACAAACAGCCCTCAAC CTTGCAAGAAAAAACGTTATAAACggccaaaaaaatcaaagtggaGCACCGGCGTCATTAAGAAAACCAAGAAAAAGAAGCCAACGAGCCCTGcctcgtcctcctcttcctacaCATCCAGCAGGGACAGCTCTGAGTCCGGCCTAGAGGAGAACATGAGAGTGGTGAATAGCTCATCGACCTCGTCAGAGAGCAGTGACAGGGAGCACCTGACAGCCACCCTGAATGGGTTTCACCACAACATAAACAGTGTCTCAGATATCCAAAATAGAATGAACGGGTACCACCATCCTGAGCCTGCAGACATCGTCTCCACAAGGAGGCTGAGGCTTCAAGCCCGGACCTCAAAGATTCCCCCGAACCTGAAAACGAAGGTGAACGGGGTTCGTTTGAGCAAAATAG AGAGTAACAGCTGTGAGACAAGAGCCAACATGGCCGCCTTGAAGCAAATGCAGCTGTTCAGCAGAGACAGATGTGAGGAGATCCTCGACGTAGAAACACCACCGCTGGTCATCAATCACAGCCAATTGAGG gatctCCTCAGCAGAGCCGTGACTAAAACAGAGGGCGCTGAGGTGGAGCCGCTAGAGAAGCTCTACGCTCTGCTGGCTCAGTGCAtctacagacacagaaacaactACAACAAGACACAACTCATTCAG gaaatGAAGAAAGAAATCAACAACTTCTGTTGA
- the LOC117263790 gene encoding ATPase family AAA domain-containing protein 2-like isoform X5 produces MVTHRGRGRGAGDQNSKRKQQHRPAKSSESPLQDPLKTRSRSTVTRPEESALSDESNAEDKQNHTGSETPEDEEDKPARRIIRKSQRLQNTAGSGWRNGLRRSNRPISLISRYQASNMFNGISTNTTGSVPKRMDNIKKKMRLSNNKDGMTYSKAQRRRTPVPPRKDLSDSEDENSFDDKDSGQEAATDDDSNCSATQNCDTKLSRASLHNQGPSSEFLRGTLRISTSEPNTTPRAAYRPTNSVLLDQSDEDTDSDDEVHNVEKVPGSCWPLSLRTDHRLGTRRGKMNTGAGLADTDPVAIDQSVGFDSIGGLSGHISALKEMVVFPLLYPEVFDNFKIQPPRGCLFYGPPGTGKTLVARALANECSHGNRRVAFFMRKGADCLSKWVGESERQLRLLFEQACQMRPSIIFFDEIDGLAPVRSSRQEQIHSSIVSTLLALMDGLDSRGEVVVIGATNRLDSIDPALRRPGRFDREFLFGLPDRESRKEILKIHTRQWKPRPSEDFLDELAEKCVGYCGADIRAVCTEAALCALRRRYPQIYATSQKLLLDVSSIEVSSCDFVAAMRKMSPASHRSIASPAKPLSPVVQPLLAATLHDILEALQRLFPHAEQGMKRKREPDLTSGILDDGLMYGGDEGPGTSSISTPATSKSTNFLHFARSAVKHPTSHRPRMLLAGRPGGGQTSHLAPALLHALERFTVHSLDSAVLFGVSSTSPEEACAQVFCEARRTSPSVLYMPHIQQWWETAGSSLRASFLSLLDSIPSLSPILLLATCSVPRQQLDPEIHSLFREEYGEVYTISVPTLQERTDFFQDLILNQAAEAPPSKNRALTQATEILPLAPPPPPRQLPEEELLRLEEEEEDVLRELRHFLRNITERLILDRRFKTFTKPVDIVEVPDYMLVVDVPMDLSTLLTNIDQEKYVTIGQFMADADLIWQNALAYNPDSDPMDRRIRHCAFTLRDMLHAIIRDELDEDFVRACEEIKESRIKRASCGTEAYLEEANGVFTTNSPQLKLKVK; encoded by the exons gtagtGGATGGAGGAATGGACTGAGGAGAAGCAACAGACCGATCTCACTGATCAGCCGGTATCAGGCCTCAAACATGTTCAATGGCATCAGCACCAA CACAACCGGGTCAGTCCCGAAGAGAATGGACAACATAAAAAAGAAGATGCGGCTTAGTAACAACAAAGACGGA ATGACCTACTCTAAAGCCCAGAGGAGGAGAACTCCAGTGCCCCCACGGAAAGACCTCAGTGACAGCGAAGATGAAAACA GTTTTGATGACAAGGACAGTGGTCAGGAAGCGGCTACAGATGACGACAGCAACTGCAGCGCCACCCAGAACTGTGATACCAAACTGAGCCGAGCCTCATTGCACAACCAGGGACCTAGCAGCG agttCCTGAGAGGAACGTTGAGGATCAGCACCTCTGAACCAAACACGACGCCCAGAGCAGCATACAG ACCCACTAACAGTGTGTTGTTAGATCAGTCTGATGAAGACACCGACTCTGACGATGAAGTACACAACGTTGAAAAAGTCCCTGGAAG CTGTTGGCCGCTCAGCCTGCGCACAGATCATCGTCTGGGGACCCGCAGAGGCAAGATGAACACAGGAGCAGGTTTGGCAGACACTGATCCAGTGGCCATTGACCAGTCG gTGGGGTTTGACAGCATCGGAGGTCTGTCAGGCCACATCTCAGCTCTGAAGGAGATGGTCGTCTTCCCGCTTCTCTACCCCGaagtatttgacaacttcaaGATTCAGCCTCCCAG AGGTTGTCTGTTTTATGGACCTCCTGGGACGGGGAAGACACTTGTTGCCAGGGCACTGGCCAACGAGTGTAGCCATGGCAACAGGAGGGTGGCCTTCTTCATGAGGAAGGGAGCCGACTGCCTCAGCAAATGGGTGGGCGAGTCCGAGCGGCAGCTGCGGCTGCTGTTTGAGCAG GCGTGTCAGATGCGTCCGTCCATCATCTTCTTTGACGAGATCGATGGCCTGGCTCCAGTCCGATCAAGCAGACAGGAGCAGATACACAG TTCCATTGTGTCGACCCTCCTGGCTCTAATGGACGGCTTGGACAGTCGAGGGGAAGTCGTGGTGATTGGAGCAACAAACCGGCTGGACTCCATTGACCCAGCGCTGCGAAGGCCTGGACGCTTCGACAGGGAGTTCCTCTTTGGACTGCctgacagagag TCTCGTAAAGAGATTCTGAAAATTCACACCAGGCAATGGAAACCCCGTCCGTCTGAGGACTTCCTGGATGAGCTGGCTGAAAAATGTGTTG GTTACTGCGGTGCTGACATCAGGGCAGTGTGCACTGAGGCGGCACTGTGCGCTTTGCGTCGTCGCTACCCGCAGATCTATGCCACTTCGCAGAAACTCCTGCTAGATGTCTCCTCCATCGAAGTCAGCAGCTGCGACTTTGTGGCAGCCATGAGGAAGATGTCACCAGCCTCCCACCGCTCCATTGCTTCGCCCGCCAAACCCCTGTCACCTGTGGTTCAGCCGCTGCTGGCCGCCACCCTGCATGACATCCTGGAGGCTCTGCAGAGGTTGTTCCCTCACGCTGAGCAGGGGATGAAGAGGAAAAGGGAGCCAG ACCTGACCTCTGGCATCCTTGACGATGGCCTGATGTATGGAGGAGATGAGGGCCCTGGCACATCCAGCATCTCCACACCTGCCACATCCAAGAGCACAAACTTCCTGCACTTTGCCAG GAGTGCAGTCAAACACCCAACGTCTCACCGTCCCAGGATGCTTCTTGCGGGTCGTCCTGGTGGAGGTCAAACCTCTCACCTGGCTCCTGCGCTTCTGCACGCTCTGGAGCGCTTCACCGTCCACAGCCTGGACTCTGCTGTGCTGTTTGGAGTCAGCAGCACCTCCCCGGAGGAAGCCTGTGCCCAG GTGTTCTGCGAGGCCAGGCGAACGTCTCCCAGCGTCCTCTACATGCCACACATCCAGCAGTGGTGGGAGACTGCGGGGTCCTCATTAAGAGCCTCCTTCCTCAGCCTGCTGGACAGcatcccctccctctcccccatcCTTCTCCTAGCCACCTGCAGTGTCCCCCGTCAGCAGCTGGACCCAGAG ATTCACTCTCTGTTTCGGGAGGAGTATGGAGAGGTTTACACCATCAGTGTCCCCACCCTGCAGGAAAGGACCGACTTCTTCCAGGACCTCATTCTGAACCAGGCGGCTGAGGCTCCACCCTCAAAGAACAGAGCAT TGACTCAGGCCACGGAGATCCTCCCGCTGGCTCCCCCGCCTCCCCCCCGCCAGCTGCCTGAGGAGGAACTCCTCcgcctggaggaggaggaggaggacgtgTTGCGGGAGCTCCGCCACTTCCTGCGTAACATCACTGAGCGTCTGATTCTAGACCGACGCTTCAAGACCTTCACCAAACCAGTCGACATAGTGGAG GTCCCAGACTACATGCTGGTGGTCGATGTGCCCATGGACCTCTCAACACTGCTGACAAACATCGACCAGGAGAAGTACGTCACTATCGGCCAGTTCATGGCAGATGCAGACCTCATCTGGCAGAATGCCCTCGCATACAACCCTGACAGTGACCCCATGG accgCCGCATCCGTCACTGTGCGTTCACGCTGAGGGACATGCTGCATGCCATCATCAGAGACGAGCTGGACGAGGACTTTGTGAGAGCTTGTGAGGAGATCAAAGAGTCGCGCATCAAGAGAG CTTCCTGTGGGACTGAGGCCTACCTAGAGGAGGCTAATGGTGTCTTCACCACAAACAGCCCTCAAC TGAAATTGAAGGTGAAGTAA